From Oryza brachyantha chromosome 9, ObraRS2, whole genome shotgun sequence, a single genomic window includes:
- the LOC102715969 gene encoding methyl-CpG-binding domain-containing protein 2-like, producing the protein MGNSKAPQPSKKSQIMLSDTDGQLDNDDFSSESASNQMVLFNHETVSKGQDEDHLPSLQKSAHSNNPNRGLPSIGAFTVQCAKCFKWRLIPTKEKYEEIRECIIQEPFECERAREWRPEVTCDDPEDISQDGSRLWAIDKPNIALPPPGWERQIRIRGEGGTKFADVYYTSPSGRKLRSLVEIDRYLLENPDYVAQGVTLTQFSFQIPRPLRQDYVKKRPKIMNPSDEASVVTTKSIKPEEVSPIAWAAPSIHQEGEAGERTQADEPPEAEEVELTRKRKAESPLAEEAHSNHVCDEVKTKLEDTQNGGSSA; encoded by the exons ATGGGAAATTCGAAAGCTCCTCAACCATCAAAGAAATCGCAGATTATGTTGTCTGATACTGACGGACAATTGGACAATGATGACTTTTCATCAGAAAGTGCATCTAATCAAATGGTTCTGTTCAACCATGAAACCGTATCTAAAGGGCAAGATGAAGACCATTTGCCATCTTTGCAGAAATCAGCCCATTCTAATAATCCAAACCGAGGATTGCCATCTATTGGGGCATTCACTGTTCAATGTGCTAAGTGTTTCAAATGGAGACTTATTCCAACAAAAGAGAAGTACGAAGAAATTCGTGAGTGTATTATACAGGAACCTTTTGAGTGTGAACGGGCCCGTGAGTGGAGGCCTGAGGTAACATGTGATGATCCAGAAGATATATCTCAGGATGGAAGTAGGCTTTGGGCTATTGACAAACCCAACATTGCACTACCTCCTCCTGGATGGGAACGACAGATTAGAATAAGAGGTGAAGGAGGCACCAAATTTGCTGATGT GTATTATACTTCTCCTTCCGGGAGGAAACTGAGGTCACTTGTTGAAATTGATAG GTACCTCTTAGAGAATCCGGATTATGTTGCACAGGGTGTAACATTAACTCAATTCTCATTCCAGATTCCTAGGCCTCTGCGACAGGACTATGTCAAAAAGCGCCCTAAGATAATGAATCCTAGTGACGAAGCAAGTGTAGTAACAACCAAGTCCATTAAACCGGAAGAAG TGAGCCCCATAGCCTGGGCAGCTCCATCGATACATCAGGAGGGTGAGGCTGGGGAAAGAACTCAGGCTGATGAGCCACCTGAAGCAGAAGAAGTGGAGCTAACACGGAAGAGGAAAGCGGAAAGCCCTCTGGCCGAAGAGGCACATTCTAACCATGTCTGTGATGAAGTGAAAACCAAGTTAGAGGATACTCAAAATGGAGGTTCTTCGGCCTGA